In Zea mays cultivar B73 unplaced genomic scaffold, Zm-B73-REFERENCE-NAM-5.0 scaffold_532, whole genome shotgun sequence, one DNA window encodes the following:
- the LOC103630508 gene encoding kinesin-like protein KIN-14J isoform X1 yields MVGLFASDFIVFFLQEFGDQGEDSIILSPWLKEISTPDRPAALRFLGEKYNNLMERYKKQVVKCSEECEPRYNGLKKKYTDECAERRRLYNELIELRGNIRVFCRCRPLSSDEVNHGCLSVVEIDPSHETELQFVPSEKERKPFKFDHVSGPEDDQGSRGEGGILRNSEGPLKDHIYLHQNHLPPEVLKERLPGISETAAIFAGVDVTKEPIPVLPTVHYNMGGIPTNYHKEVVDIKGDNPDAVIPGLMAAGEAACAAPRWWMIDRPVVCD; encoded by the exons ATGGTAGGGTTGTTCGCTTCTGATTTCATTGTGTTTTTTCTTCAGGAGTTTGGGGATCAAGGAGAGGACTCCATTATCTTGTCAccgtggctgaaggagattagtaCTCCTGACCGCCCCGCTGCCCTCCGTTTCCTAG GGGAGAAGTATAATAACCTCATGGAGAGGTACAAGAAGCAGGTAGTCAAGTGTTCCGAGGAGTGTGAACCAAGATATAATGGCCTGAAGAAGAAGTACACAGACGAGTGTGCAGAGAGGCGGCGTCTGTACAATGAGCTTATTGAGCTAAGAGGTAACATTAGGGTGTTCTGCAGATGCAGACCTCTGAGCTCTGATGAGGTCAACCATGGGTGTTTATCTGTTGTTGAGATTGACCCATCACACGAGACTGAGCTGCAGTTTGTCCCCAGTGAAAAAGAAAGGAAGCCCTTTAAGTTCGATCACGTTTCTGGGCCAGAGGATGACCAAG GTTCTCGTGGTGAGGGTGGTATCCTTAGAAATAGTGAAG GGCCATTGAAGGACCACATTTATTTGCATCAAAACCATCTGCCGCCTGAGGTACTCAAAGAAAGGCTCCCTGGTATTTCTGAAACTGCTGCTATTTTTGCTGGTGTTGACGTCACCAAGGAGCCCATTCCAGTTTTGCCTACTGTGCACTACAATATGGGTGGTATCCCAACGAACTACCATAAGGAG GTAGTGGATATCAAGGGTGATAATCCAGATGCTGTTATCCCTGGTCTAATGGCTGCTGGTGAAGCAGCCTGTGCAGCACCGCGTTGGTGGATGATTGATCGTCCAGTTGTATGTGACTAA
- the LOC103630508 gene encoding L-aspartate oxidase isoform X2: MERYKKQVVKCSEECEPRYNGLKKKYTDECAERRRLYNELIELRGNIRVFCRCRPLSSDEVNHGCLSVVEIDPSHETELQFVPSEKERKPFKFDHVSGPEDDQGSRGEGGILRNSEGPLKDHIYLHQNHLPPEVLKERLPGISETAAIFAGVDVTKEPIPVLPTVHYNMGGIPTNYHKEVVDIKGDNPDAVIPGLMAAGEAACAAPRWWMIDRPVVCD, encoded by the exons ATGGAGAGGTACAAGAAGCAGGTAGTCAAGTGTTCCGAGGAGTGTGAACCAAGATATAATGGCCTGAAGAAGAAGTACACAGACGAGTGTGCAGAGAGGCGGCGTCTGTACAATGAGCTTATTGAGCTAAGAGGTAACATTAGGGTGTTCTGCAGATGCAGACCTCTGAGCTCTGATGAGGTCAACCATGGGTGTTTATCTGTTGTTGAGATTGACCCATCACACGAGACTGAGCTGCAGTTTGTCCCCAGTGAAAAAGAAAGGAAGCCCTTTAAGTTCGATCACGTTTCTGGGCCAGAGGATGACCAAG GTTCTCGTGGTGAGGGTGGTATCCTTAGAAATAGTGAAG GGCCATTGAAGGACCACATTTATTTGCATCAAAACCATCTGCCGCCTGAGGTACTCAAAGAAAGGCTCCCTGGTATTTCTGAAACTGCTGCTATTTTTGCTGGTGTTGACGTCACCAAGGAGCCCATTCCAGTTTTGCCTACTGTGCACTACAATATGGGTGGTATCCCAACGAACTACCATAAGGAG GTAGTGGATATCAAGGGTGATAATCCAGATGCTGTTATCCCTGGTCTAATGGCTGCTGGTGAAGCAGCCTGTGCAGCACCGCGTTGGTGGATGATTGATCGTCCAGTTGTATGTGACTAA